From a region of the Argiope bruennichi chromosome 8, qqArgBrue1.1, whole genome shotgun sequence genome:
- the LOC129980529 gene encoding progranulin-like produces the protein MKVFLLLLIVPCLVAGDTQCPDSNISCPDDKKCCEVNGQHSCCDIEDDVDKVHILEGKMKVYPGEELLALAEQYPNASVDVQHGLLGKCNFLSCKGQCCKDFCCEPGYSWKCCQESRCCPPQTICCPVGCCPKRQECCAGGCCAEGQRCCGRWCCKKKQQCGNTFNSCYGKGATFTPAFATVLILAAAVVMSRHL, from the exons AAGGTTTTTCTTCTTCTGCTTATTGTGCCGTGCCTCGTTGCTGGTGATACACAGTGTCCTGACAGCAACATTTCTTGTCCAGATG ACAAGAAATGCTGTGAAGTGAATGGCCAGCACAGCTGTTGCGACATCGAAGACGACGTTGACAAAGTTCATATTCTAGAAGGAAAAATGAAAGTCTACCCTGGAGAAGAGCTCTTAGCACTAGCTGAACAGTACCCAAACGCATCCGTGGATGTCCAACACGGTTTACTTGGCAAGTGCAATTTCTTAAGCTGCAAAGGACAATGTTGCAAAGATTTCTGCTGCGAGCCTGGTTACTCCTGGAAGTGCTGCCAAGAAAGCAGGTGCTGCCCCCCTCAAACTATTTGCTGTCCTGTCGGCTGCTGTCCGAAGAGACAAGAGTGTTGCGCAGGAGGTTGCTGCGCTGAAGGTCAAAGGTGTTGCGGAAGATGGTGTTGCAAGAAGAAGCAACAATGCGGCAATACTTTTAATAGCTGTTACGGTAAAGGAGCAACATTTACACCTGCCTTTGCCACGGTTCTGATTCTGGCTGCAGCGGTTGTGATGTCACGCCATCTGTAA